A segment of the Lolium perenne isolate Kyuss_39 chromosome 3, Kyuss_2.0, whole genome shotgun sequence genome:
TGCATTAGATCCATCTCACAAGATGCAACAATCTAGAGGATCCGAGATCAGGGACCGGGACCAACTGCTGGGCGATTGGAGATCTGGTGGCGCGCGCGGTGCTCCTGAAGGTCGACGAACCGAATGGGGAGCGGGACAACAGTGTTGGGCTGAGGTCCAGTTGATTGTCGGGAAAGACTGGGCAGCATCAGGATCTCGTCCTCTGCAGGGAGGAGAGGACGGCGGCCGACGGGGACGAGCTCCACCCGCCGTGGCGAGCGGCGGAGGAGAAATGGCGAGGCCGCACCAGCTCGAACACCTCCCGTCGCCGGCGGCCGACTGGTACTTGTCCTTCCCCCGGTAGATTCGTGGACGCGGCGAGCTCGACGAAGCCGGGAACGGAGAGAAGGAGGAGTACTTGGAGGTCGGCGGCGGGGATTGGTGCCGATGAGGCCGGGGAACGCCGGCGACTcagtaaccctaaccctagccagcCATGGATAGGAGATGGGGAGGAGGCGAATCCTGCTCGAGCAGGATGGTCTGTGGGCAGAGGGTGGCGTGGGGAAAATGAGTGGGCCGTTCGGTTTATTAGGGAGTGGTACAAAGTTTGTAAATATGTGGAAGTGTTCAGGCTAGTTTTGTCCATGGCAACTCGGGAAGCAGCCAACCGCTCGGGAAGCAGGTCCGAGGCTGCTTCCGCGCTCACCGTGGTTCGCAGTACATTTTCTTCCAGCGCTTCTCAACAGCGCTTTTCAATTTCTTAACGTTTGTTTGGGCTTCTGATTTTGGACCCaaaagcagaagcagaagcccaaacaaacacagCCTTAGTGTTGCAACTGTCAAGAGATTGGCGAAAGGATTTGACGGTGGGGACGAGGGCTATGTTTCCCACGGATGCACAAAGTGTGGTAGCTCATCTATGTCTAATGACGTGGAAGACTGATGAAAAAATAACACACTAATCAAACATGTATAATTATAAGATAGAGCCGATTGTTTTCAAAGGAAGTTATGTAAAACAACAACTTCTAAAGAAACCAGGTGGACtcatcttatatgaatttctagtACATAAACATTTCTCAATGCAGTTTACACAACATAAATGATCAAGGAAAATTGGAAATTACAACCACACTTGcttattcagataaaacttggcgCCAACTCCACACACAATTTAGCACAGACAGCACATTCAGTAACTCAGTGATAGTTGTTGAGCCTCCTGCAGTTCTTCCTGATCTCCCCCTGTGACCCGGTCAGCGGCATGATGTTGCCCATGTTCACCATCGACTGTGCAAAGTGCTGGAAGAAGAGGTGCACGTCGTCTGCATATGCCTTGACGAGCGCCGCCGTTTCGGCGCTCTTGGTGAGTAGGATCTCatcggagctgagaaggcccctgCCGGCTAGGATGTTCTTGAAATAGAAGTTATCGAACTTGGTCGAGGTGACAACGTCGAGCGGGAAGAGGTTGTTGTCGCCACCGGAGCGTGGGCACCCTTGTCTCAGCTGCGCAGCGTAGGACACATCCAGTGTGCTGTCGGCTAGGCCGTTACCTGACTGGTTGTACAGCCTCTGCCGGAAGCTGGTGCAGCGGGACAAGCCAATGGTGTGGCCACCTGAGAGGGCGACAACATCGACGATATTGAGGCCGAGACGCTTGAACTTGGTGATGATGGTGGGTAGGGTGTTGTTGGGGGCAGGGATGTCATTGTTGGAGCCCTGGATGCTTGCGCCCAGAGAGTCCCTCCGGCCGAGCGGCACATCCCAGTAAGGGCCACCAACCTGGACATTAATTTGGGTCCAGAAGAATCACACATAATGCTACATTATTTAGCTCGTGCTAGTTAGGAACAGAGTTATGATGAACACATACGAGGACAGTGGAGTCGCGGGCGGCGAGGGCGAGGATGTCGGCACAGGAGACCGTGCTGGGGCAAGCTGTCTCAAGGGCGACCTTGATCTGGTCGACGACCTCGAATCCCCGGAGGGAGTTCAGATTGGGGTTGGACCCCTTCTCACTGACTATGCTGCTGCTGTTGTCCAGTAGCACGGATGCATCACACCCCTATACACAGAAATAAAGAAGATGTCAGAACAGGATGGTAAATGACTAGGAATGTGAAACTGTAATGTCGATTGGGTGGATTGGACACATGCAGCAAAACTGTAGTGTCGATTGACCAGGTACATGCATCGAGTGAAGGATGTGCATTGCTAAGTGAGTCTCAATTATTGTGCACTTAAATAAGGCAATCACCAATTTATTTGGGAAAAAAAGCACTCATGTTACAGACTCGATCATGTCACCGAGACAATAAGTAGTGTGTACATTGTAGGTAGGATATCTTATAGTTGGTAAAAACTTCAAAAATATCTAGAAAGATTCTTCCATGTTCCTCAGGACACAATTTTCAATGCTAAGGACAAGTATAGCAAAAGTTTAAAACTGAGCACTTTGCACATTGAGTTTAAGCATTTGAACTGTTTTTTTTCTGGGTGCGTTTGAACTGAAGTTAACGAATAAAATGCACATCTATCATATTAGTCATAGATATGTAATTTGCTGTCTTACATTACAGGAACTATCTTCAGCAAGCATCAATATATTGTTGTAGAAACATGTAAATAATACTGCAGCAAAGAGGAAGCAGAAACCTTGACAAAGCAGTCATGGAAATGCAGCCTGACCAAGGATGCTGCCATCCTGGTCTCTTGGGCAACAGCCTGTGCCACGATGGACTGCACAATTTCCTTGGCCTTCGGGCACGAGTGGTCGTAGAACTGTGGGAACAAGCTATACCATGGGTTGGCACGAACGGTGCCTGCAAGGAGGAGTGGACAGGCAAGGCAGAGTACCAGCAAGCTACCCATGGAACTAGCCATGTAAGTAATTCGTTTGCTGCACTTCGTTACAAGTAGTAGATAGTTGCTGGCTGTTTGCTTCTACTCTTCTTGTGGGTGGTCAGATATGGGGATGAGGTGCTTTATATAGTAGGAGGATGGGGCACTTGTAGTGTAGGAGATGGAAAGAAGGGTGGTTTCCAGGAGAGGACTCTGCAGTATGGAAGCTGGGTTGTTAGACAATGCGTATATAATAAGCGAGCTACCAGGCACTGTTTTCAACTGCTTGGCCATTAATTCTTCTATCAAGCAACTCCAAAGGTTCAAATCATCTGTTTTTCTTCAAAACCGTGGTATGTCTTAATGTCTCATTTCGGTCATCATTTCTAGTGTGAAGCTACTCCAAGATTAAGCTTTGGTAAACAAGTGTAGATTGAAACATTTCTCAGACAAGTTTAATATCAGTATATATTATACTGAGAAGCTAAAGTAAAGTGTACACTGTAACTCTGATGAAACATCTTAGAGCTAACAGCCATTCCTCTGAAATTTCTTCGAAATTGCAAGCATGAAACACTGATAAGAGAAGGAAGTTATGGTAACTGCGGTGTCCACTGTACaccacaatgccttcaacaaacaTATCCATAGACCATAGTTTGTGAATTAATCACCTTTTGTGATCATGTTATTTAACCCCCTTGTGTATATAGATGCTACACTGATTGGTTTGAACTACTTTTATAAGGCAGGCACTTTCTAACAATAGATCAACCACATGTCCCACTTTAACGTTTTCCATCACAGTAGGCTGTAGACCCGCCCTAACACTTAAGAAGTCTGTAGGAACTAGCCCGACACATGGCAATACAACAACCCTAAAAACACATGGCAATACAAGTATACAACATATATCGTATGTGAAACCAAGCTACCAAAGTACAGAAGAAGGCGTAACCAAAAGTGAAAGGTTTGCTTCCTAATTAATACTGCTACTTTTGTTATACACAAGAGTTGTTACAGGTCGGATGGTATTAATTAACGCTAGCACAAGTATTATGGAGGTTTTCTTATTGTTGGTCATCATAGGAACAGGGATTCGTGTCCCACGCCTTTGGGGATAAAAGTACGCTGGCTACAGCAGCCTTAAGTAGAATACAGGTTTTGGACGAAGGGTATTGTCTAAGATTTTTTTTGGGGGGAATGTCTAAGATCTTTATCCCCACATTATTGTTGTGTCTTGTTGTAGAATCATACCAAATTAGGTTACCTTTCCTACCTTACTGAAGCTTTTGGATGGTTCATCTAATGGGCAGGCCAGAGAACGTTTGTAAGCATGCTGCCTTCTGCTACAGCTGGTGCTTATCTCACTAACTAACACACGTGCGGTCGATGCTGATCGGGTCAAAGGAGATGTGCGATATTGTACCAACTTTGGAGGACACGGGATGCGTGATGATTCTGCGTTAGGTGCTTGCATGGCCTACATTCATGTCTGGAGCTGGTTCCTGGAGCTGGAAGTACTTTCAACTGTTCCAAGGCTTTGTCACGGGACCAGCTGCCTTATTCTTCTGCAGTTCTGCGCATCAGTGACCGTTTCTTGAAGAAAACAACAGCGTGCCACAGAGAGTCTCAGAGACTTGCATATGACTTGCAGGTATGTTCATGCTAAGTGTATGCATGGGAACCGTTATTGTTGATCACGGATATTGTTACACCAGAGACCTAGTACTGTTGTAATCTTTATGCAAATTCATGTCCTAGTTCAATATACATAGGTAGAATGATCATAAAAATATTCATATTAAAGTGAGCTTGTAGTTTTCAAGTTTGTATTGAGCTTTACACCGCGCCACTGTTTAAAACACAAGATTTCTCCTCAACCCCATATATCAGCTGGAATAATCCAGCtgtatttttcattttcatggatcttttatagaatctttgatgacTCCTGTTATTTATGCGTTTCATGTATTTTTGTACTTTCCACTAACATAAATACTTGGTTCAACCAGTATTCTCTAGTGTTCTCACATGTAGTTGTTGGGATGTAACTACCTGCTCATTTGACTTCTGCTGTGTTAGGATGATCCTGATTCATGATTGTTTCATGTTCCCTCTTTCCCCATTGTCCTCCTATAACCATCTCTTAAGACTTAACAGCATACCAAGTCCTACTTACTGACTTACTGTAGAAGAAGAAAGCAAATAGTTTGAATAGGCCCACACATTTCTTAGAAGTTAACCAATACAAATTTTCAAATCAAACTGAAAATAATCAGGCAATGATTTCTTACAACTTGTTCCCAGAATAAAGGACTTTGCAACTAAGTGACATGATTAGAGAGCGCCTTAATGTATTGTACTGATCTTCAGTTTACCAAACACAATCTGCTTAAGCGATCTTTTGTTGAGAGAATAAATTATTAAGCAAAGCTCTTCTCAACTACCCTAGTTTTTTCCCTCAATATTTTGTTTGGCTTCCCTATGTAACTGAAGAGTTTTAATAGGTCCAATCTAACCTTTTCCTTCTTGATGTTACACATACTCTATTCTTGATGTAGCATAGAAGACTTTTGATTTGTGTTATGAAAAGGGCAAGCATTTAATGAGATACATTGGCATAGAAGCCTACAAATGTGATACATTGTTGCAGACCATCGATATAATAATAGTGGATTCTGGAAGGAGCCAAGTTGATCACTGCTTTATTGACGATCAGAGAAGGTCCTTAGCTTCCAAGACATGGTTAAAATTTGTTTTTGTCCATGCTCTATCTTCCCTTTTGTGGAGTGTTGTTGGCTGGACTGAGAAGGGAGTGCTGTGCTTCAAAATAGCACTTTATGCAATGTGTTGTGTGAACATTTGATACCGTGGCTGCGTACCTTGTATGCAACGTTAAATTTCACAAAAGTAAACATAAATTAGAATAAAATAATTACATGCTGGAGAAAAAGAAAGGGCATTCTTAAGAATATCACACTTTGTTTTGGCAAACTTGTTTCCAATGAACTTGATTAGTTACCGGTCCGAATGCGCAAAGTTATAACTCTGAGTACTATACAATAGTACAGTTAGATCCATAAACACAAATAATTCACCAAGCTATAGCTAGGAAGCTGCCTTTTATAGGAATACAGTTCATGTGTTTTTTCACGCTCTACTTTCGTACATTGATCATCAAATCCATCACATCGTGGCAAGAATTCGATATGATGACTTAACACGCTTGGGTGTCGTTGGGTCCTTCACGGGTAGCTTCTTTGTTTCTTATCATAGTCACTGTCTATACAAACGAAATGATTGAGCAATGTATGTTGTAGATGTGGGAGATTTTATATTTTATTCCATTGCTTTTGAGATTAAACTAAACTGCTTTCTAGTGCTGTaggcaacaaaaaaaaaatcatgcaaCACCAAAGAAGGATAAAGACCCGGTAGTGTAATTTTTTTTGGGTGCCTAAACCGACATTATACAACTGTGGTGCCAGCGTGGTGCCGTGTAAACCGGAATGATCCCTGTTAGTACTTAATCAATTCGAATCTACTCCTAGCCATGGATGCGTCTTTGACTCTTTAGTAGCACATAAATATGTCAGTAGGTATATATATGATTTTGTTAACATATCATAGTACTCCTACGCCTATTTATCTATCTACTCCACATCAATCAAATGTACAAATCACAATCAAATTGCCCATGCTACCGATTTTTCAAGAAGGCAAAAATACGTTTCTGTTAGAAGTTACAATAATGAACGCCAAtggggttagagcatctccactcgtctccccgacgaggcccccgaacgacgttttttccatccggacggcgtaattcggcccagtcgcgccctcggttcctcgttttcgtccggatttgggcctaaattcatccggcgatcccacgccatccccggccccccggggagcgctcggggagtccggatgAAACGAAAGTGCGGGAAacaccgaggaaacttcccgcgcgtctggtggccccaacttgtcggcgagagaaaccgatcgtcgtcctcatcgcatcgtcttccgcgcgctgtaaaagcctgccgccggtctgcattcgccggccacgccgcgagttaatgtcgtcgtcttccgcgcacgcatcgtcttccgcgcgcactaaaggctgccgccggtcagctcgccgcggacgcgtcgcattccacgcgtCATTAATCCCCCGCGCTAGCCGCGCCTATATAGgccggtccgctcgccgcgaggcgtaccccgtgctccactctccctccactctccctctactctcccgatggcgttctacgacgacgacggcgcagccaacaacggcttcccccgccggtcgctccatgcgtgggaggggcacctcctccaccaggcggggtacccctgcccgccggacacgaggcctcccggcggcgggtggcggctcagtgctggcggcgtaccaatcccgccgccgcctcggggccacgccctcgatgtcgccatcgaggaggcgcggatgaccttgacggacgaggagcgcgccgacccgcgctaccaccccgacaactacacgcggtggaactcctacttcctccagcggtgggagcgggagctggcggcctacgacggcccgccgcctccgcctccgcgcaacaacgccgcgggccgccgacgttggtggagcgcgccgggccggacactcgaggccgtcctcgagcacatcgagggcggaaacttcccggtgctcacgatgccccctccatcgagggcatcggcgagccgccgccggggaaacgtctggcagccacggcgcatggctgccagctcgtcgtcttccggatcggcgccgATGTCATCCTTCgcgccggtgaagagggaggaggcgacgtcgccttcgacgccggtgcgcgtcaagaaggagccggcgtctccgccgccgaccagagggcgcagcagcggcgccctcgtcatccgcgaccaaccctcccagcctgggcggaagaggaaggcggcgaaaaaggaggacgccgcggccgccgccgcaaacaggctcgccgaggaggaggcgaagcgcgcggaggacgccgccgtggcggaggcgatcgccaggtcgctcaacgacctggtgcccgccgacaacgccctccccgaggacgccgccctggcgtggtcGAGTCGCgactgggagcgcgaggaggcggagcagcacggCGGCGGCCGATGGATCGGCCGCCGCACGccgactcgccgcccgcgccgctccaaccgccgccgacgacgccgcgcgctaccgccgtcctgcgacgcctccatccggcgtcgttgtccccgtcgtcgacctcgagtcctcggacgacgaatggtacaagccatccccggggtggggtgacgccggccagggcagcagccgccaggccgcgccgccgaaggttgaggacgacggctccgacgacggcggcgacgactacacggtgttctaccgccatttcggcatgtagagcgccgtgttttaaaattagcattaaatatcattaaatttagtctatattcgtccgtttttagccgtagtttgtcaagtttccgtttttcaaattcgcatcgtcgtcttcgcctgggcacgcgggtggaaaactactcctccccacgccaaatcttcctccaatccggacgaaaatttcgccggatttgggcgtgggaagcgccaacgagtggggatgctcttagtaaCAACACTACAACTACAAAAAATACAATGGCTAGTGCAGCATAGTGTACCAACTCTAACGAATCCTCGATTCATCTGCTTCCATGTGGATGTGTTGTAGTTATTATATTGTACGGCCTTTTCACCAGCCAGTCGGCAACTAGTTGTTGTACATGGAATCTATATAAATCTGCACTTGACCTTGAGATTGATGACTGCACATCAATCATATGGGACCTAGCTATTTGTTCATGTTGATCTTCATTCATCTTTAGAGGTCAAGGCTCATACGGAGTAATACTCATCTGCTAGCTGTTGGCGCTAGAACAGGCCATCTTTAACCGAGCCATTTAATTAGATGCATGCTTCGTAGAAACATTATATAAATGGCATGTAAAGTAAATTACATTGTGTTCAGATAAATTTCGTCCAAAAGGTTTTTTTGAGTTAAATGGTTGTATGTAAAGTTCGGTTGATTTTCATATTATTATTTTTGCGAGAAGGATCAAAAATCTATTATAGAAGTTTACAAGAGGTATAATGCGCCCAAGATATAATAAAAATTACATATAGGTTCTTGAACCACCTAACAACCACTTCGCCGTCAAAATGAGCCACCAACGTGCCATTGTCGCAGTACCCTTACATGAGCGGGCCTGACTTTGTTGATGAGAAACATGAAGTTTTCGTACATCTGCCTCGGCCCAAGGACGTGCCTCCAAGGGCCAACACATGTATAGAGCCTAAGTTCGTCGCCATTGAACCCTTGAATCGATATGAATCTCATGACATCAAACTTGTGACATCAAAACTTGATACAACGACCGGGAAGCGATCTGCCGTCCTCAAGACCACCGGCGAGATCACCACCGACAAGGTTGACAGCGAGAAGAGGAAACTTTTTTCTTGTTCCGAAAAGCATGGTCATACCCACCATAATGTTTTTGTCGGTTGATCAAGCTCTAACTTCATGGACCTAACTACAACACCGAGCGCAGGTCCGAGATCCCTGCCTTCTCCCTCTGCCGGAGCATGACAAACAGAGGAGGTGTGCGCCCGTCGATTTCTGGCCAAAAGCGGCGGATACATGGCATTTGATTGTGGCAGCCCTAGATCGCCTTCATAGTCGCACAGGAGAACATTTCACTCCTGCTTTTTTTTTTCTACTTTGTTAGCTCTTTCGTTATTTTGTTTCATTTTCATTGATGAACAATGAGTATGTTTTCGTAAATAAAAAAGAAGAGTTCAGTTGAAAAGTCACAAACCAGTTCGGCACATCCCTTTGTTCCGGAGGTGCACGGAATGATTGAGCAAGCGTGTAATGAGTTTGCTAGCTATTTGCATCTTTTAGAAAGATGTTCAGTTGAAAAGACCGGGACTGAGCTCTTTTGCGGTTGTATCTCTACGTTGATTCGATCGATCAATGAAGTGGCCCTTCCTTCTGACAGAGATGGGTATATCCACTGTGTGGTTGCTCATGATTCACCCACCATACACGCGCATCTGAGCGCTAGCATTGCTACCTTGACCTAGAAAGGCCGGCTGGATGCTGTACTACAGTGCAGCCACTAGCCAGATGTTACCTACCAAACGAACCAAAAGAACGAACTCATAATTAACCTAGTACCATGTACAAAAGTACACCTCCCTCTGTTTCACAATTAGTTGGTCTTTTGTAGCCAAAACAGTCCGTAGGTCTAGGATAAGTGCTTTTAGATTTAGAATCTAGCTTTGTTATCTTTGATCAAATATTTACCCAACTATTTGAACATTTACAATATAATATGAGTGAGAGGCTCTGTGTATATATATTCTAGGATAATCATCATAAACTatatatattttcatattataggTATCTAGTATTATGCATATTGATTTTTTTCAtacaattttggtcaaactttgtaaAATCTGAATTTAAGTAAACACATAAACACGTGAAGTAAATAAAAATGGAGCCAACGAAGATGATAAATGTGCTTGAATTTTTTCGATCTCCATGGGCGGTTTGATGGACCGAAGTGCACGTCCATTGTCACTAACCAGGAGATAAACGAATAGCCAACTTCCATGCCCATGAATATATACTACTACTCCACGTACTTCAGTTCCCTCAGGCTCCAGATTAAGCACAATCACACTTGTTTattgaaaaaggaaaaaaatagcgaCACACAAGGTCCACGTAAAATTAAGTGAGCACACAAATATAGCAGCTAGCATTTGTGAGTAACCGATCAGTGGAAGTTGTTGAGCCTCCTGCAGTTCTTCCTGATCTCCCCCTTTGACCCGGTGAGCGGCATGATGTTCCCCATGTTCACCATGGACTGCGCGAAGTGCTGGAAGAAGAGGTGCACGTCGTCGGCGTAGGCCTTGACGAGCGCTGCCGTCTCGGCGCTCTTGGTGAGCAGGACCTCGTCGGAGCTGAGCAGGCCCCTGCCGGCGAGGATGTTCTTGAAGTAGTAGTTGTCGAACTTGGTGGAGGTGACGACGTCGAGTGGGAAGAGGTTGTTGTCGCCCCCGGAGCGCGGGCACCCCTGCCTGAGCTGCGCCGCGTAGGAGACGTCGAGCGTGTTGTCGGCGAGGCCGTTGCCGGACTGGTTGTACAGCCTCTGCCTGAAGCTGGTGCACCTGGACAGGCCGATGGTGTGGCCGCCGGAGAGGGCGACGACGTCAACGACGTTGAGGCCGAGGCGCTTGAACttggtgatgatggtggggagggtGTTGTTGGGGGCCGGGATACCGTTGTTAGAGCCCTGGATGCTGGCGCCCAGAGAGTCCCTCCGGCCGAGCGGCACGTCCCAGTACGGGCCGCCAACCTGGAGGTTAATCATTTACAAAGTCAAAACATGAATACTCTGGCTGCATTGCGTTCAGATAGCTCGCGCTAgataggaaaatatggtggtgttAGACTGCAAGTGATCGTACGAGGATGGTGGAGTCGCGGGCGGCGAGGGCGAGGATGTCGGCGCAGGAGACGGTGCCAGGGCAGGCGGCCTCGAGGGCGGCCTTGATCTGGTCGACGACCTCGAATCCTCTGATAGAGTTCTTGTTGGGGTTGGAGTCCTTCTCACTGACAATGGTGGTGCTGTTGTCCAGCAGCACGGACGCGTCGCACCCCTGCATCATACAACAATCAGAGAGGAATTAGGATGTGAGAAAAGGATCGGAAGATTAGATTAGGCTAGGAGCATGGAGGAAATAGAGCATAGATTAGGCACATGCGTTTGAGACTTTGAGTTGACAACGTATGTTGCATGGATAGCAACATCATTTGAGCATCTGGATTAAACAATCATGGTACTGGTGACTCGAGATCATGCCACCCAGACAAAATAAAGTGATGCTCACATGCATGGGAAATGTAGGTGGGCTATCTCATCACTGGTAAACAGTTAGCCTAAAAACTACAGATTCTCTTCCATGCTCCTAGCGACACCTTTTGCGATTGCTAGATGCAATTATAGCAAAAGTTTAAAGGTGAAAGCTTTGCACATTTAATTTAGTTATATGTGTTCGAACATCCAAAGGCTACCAAACAAAATGCAAATCCTATTGTGCTAAAGTAAGATATTTGCTGTGGCACATTGCATGGAGTGGGCATGTTCACCAAGCATCGTCGTTGCATGTAAAGAACAGAACACTACAGCGGAGAGAGGAAGCAGAGTAGACAGTACCTTGACGAAGCAGTCATGGAAATGCAGCCTGACGAGGGACGCCGCCATCCTTGTCTCTCTGGCCACGGCCTGGGCCACGATGGACTGCACGATCTCCTTGGCCTTGGGGCAGGAGTGGTCGTAGAACTGCGGGAAGAGGCCGCCGCCGTACCACGGGTTGCCGCGGACGGCGCCGGCAAGGAGGAGGGGAGACACGAGGCAGAGCACCAACAGGCAACCCATGGAAGTCGCCATTGATCTAAGGCTGTCTAAGGAGAAACTACTGCTTTGCCCTGCACTAAGTTGCAAGTGACGAGAGGAGGAGGTGCTAGCTTGCCTGTTGCTTTGGGTGGTGGTGAGAGGAGCTGGGCATTGGGGTGGTATATATAGCAGCAGGATGGTTTCGAGAGCAGAGTAGAGGACGGGTGTTGAGATGGAGCTGCTGGCTGGCTGGGTTGTTAGGCAATCCCGTTAGACAGGGGCGCTCTTTTTCAACTGCTTCGTCAATAATTCTGCCATCAAGCAACTCAACTCATCCTGAAGTTCCAAAATTGCCCCACATGCACAAGCCAAGGCCTTAAGGCTCAGATCAGAGTGCGTACATGTGCTGCTAGTAGCAGCGTTCTCTGTTTTTAGTGTCTTGGAGGTTAAACTTTCTTAGATGCAGGTTCGATTAATTATTGCAAATGATCAGTCATCACATGACTCCACTTTAATCCTGACCATAGTTAGCCTCGAGGTACACGTGACAATACAGCGTAGCAAATGTGAAAATCAAGCTTACATACAAAAGTAATACTCCCTCCGGCCCTATATACACTTGTCACAAATATAATAAATTTATACAAGTTTTACCTGCATTTTGCCAAAACCCGTGGCAACTATTTAGAGCCGGAGGGTGTAAAAAAGAGAAGGTGTAGATAGCCAAACATTGCTTCCAAATTTGTTATACACGAGTATGGGACTTTACAGGTTGATCACACGGAATTAGTTGGTTAGTGAATAAGGCTTATAAATTTAGTCAAAAGTTAAAGATGAAATTTTTTGACCAAATATAAATAAGAAAATATAAGCATCCACAACATGAAAAAATGTTATTATGAACATTTATTTTACGGTGAATCTACAGATATTGATTTGCTGTCGTAAATATTCATATGTTTGTATATAACATTGGTCAAACTAAAGAATGTTGTTTTTTCACTAATTTTTTAGGCTTATTCATTGGAAGGGTGGTGGTATTACGTTGTTGAATCATCATATACGTGCTGACATGCTGCTTTACAATGTCGGGATGAAAATTAAACCTGCGTAGTACTTAGAATTGATTGAATCTGCGATAAATATTTAGAACCGGAGGAGTACTACAT
Coding sequences within it:
- the LOC127342391 gene encoding peroxidase 72, which produces MATSMGCLLVLCLVSPLLLAGAVRGNPWYGGGLFPQFYDHSCPKAKEIVQSIVAQAVARETRMAASLVRLHFHDCFVKGCDASVLLDNSTTIVSEKDSNPNKNSIRGFEVVDQIKAALEAACPGTVSCADILALAARDSTILVGGPYWDVPLGRRDSLGASIQGSNNGIPAPNNTLPTIITKFKRLGLNVVDVVALSGGHTIGLSRCTSFRQRLYNQSGNGLADNTLDVSYAAQLRQGCPRSGGDNNLFPLDVVTSTKFDNYYFKNILAGRGLLSSDEVLLTKSAETAALVKAYADDVHLFFQHFAQSMVNMGNIMPLTGSKGEIRKNCRRLNNFH
- the LOC127342389 gene encoding peroxidase 72; translated protein: MASSMGSLLVLCLACPLLLAGTVRANPWYSLFPQFYDHSCPKAKEIVQSIVAQAVAQETRMAASLVRLHFHDCFVKGCDASVLLDNSSSIVSEKGSNPNLNSLRGFEVVDQIKVALETACPSTVSCADILALAARDSTVLVGGPYWDVPLGRRDSLGASIQGSNNDIPAPNNTLPTIITKFKRLGLNIVDVVALSGGHTIGLSRCTSFRQRLYNQSGNGLADSTLDVSYAAQLRQGCPRSGGDNNLFPLDVVTSTKFDNFYFKNILAGRGLLSSDEILLTKSAETAALVKAYADDVHLFFQHFAQSMVNMGNIMPLTGSQGEIRKNCRRLNNYH